The following are from one region of the Silene latifolia isolate original U9 population chromosome 9, ASM4854445v1, whole genome shotgun sequence genome:
- the LOC141601315 gene encoding uncharacterized protein LOC141601315, which yields MTQKDILSATNSVVVPSEPRRSDDIILISNDVPMLTSVKEWLGSHFQMNDLGDAQRILGSGITLSKSQSPTEPMDIERMKSIPYASTVGSIIVGRCGFYKAEYIVASEASKEAVWIRQFLKGLSVVPTAVDPITIYCDNSGAIFQAKEPKSSNKFRHVPRKYHVKHDSYVVSIVLRRMPELLFPMTLVFALGHTVKGGQWASTGSL from the exons ATGACGCAGAAAGATATTCTTTCTGCAACCAATTCAGTTGtagttccttctgaacctaggaggtcag ATGACATAATACTCATTTCGAATGATGTACCAATGCTTACTTCAGTAAAAGAATGGTTGGGAAGTCATTTCCAGATGAATGATTTGGGAGATGcccagcgcatcttgg GtagtgggattactttgagtaagtcacagagTCCTACTGAGCCTatggatattgaacgcatgaaatcgattccttaCGCTTCaactgttggatcgatcat AGTCGGTCGTTGCGGATTCTACAAAGCTGAGTACATTGTAGCATCTGAAGCTTCAAAAGAAGCTGTGTGGATTCGACAATTTTTGAAGGGACTAAGCGTAGTTCCGACTGCCGTAGATCCTATCACtatttattgtgataacagtggtgCAATTTTCCAAGcgaaagagcccaagtctagtaataagTTCAGACATGTACCCaggaaatatcat GTGAAACATGATAGTTATGTCGTCTCTATTGTATTAAGACGAATGCCTGAATTGCT TTTTCCGAtgactttggtttttgctctGGGTCACACTGTAAAAGGAGGCCAATGGGCAtctactgggtcattgtga
- the LOC141601316 gene encoding uncharacterized protein LOC141601316 — protein MSEERLAGIEATVGDLARNMGTLVNAMHAVMERIPNPDPRGQPARGRGRGRGFAMGGRRYPRPEEEYGSDSDESNRTQEEHLEQTDRHIKVDIPEFSGSLNPDDLLEWIRDVEKIFEYKNYNDAKACKVAVLKLKGYASLWYDNLKHQRLKEGKDPLRSWSKLKKKMLAKFVTKDYTQDLFIKLSNLKQKEKTVEAYLREFEQLTLQCEINEKPEQRIAKFLEGLDKNIAAEVRMQPLWSYDDVVNLSLRVEKMGKTKPVATRPKPVFRPYSGVKINDPPKTTPQPTVDKGKAPMNPKINPPLSRDKIKCFQCQGFGHFRKDCPSARALTAIEVAEWEREGLVEYEEDEALVLEEVESEKEASPDQIVAHPDTGHSLFLWRVMHSQQAPLEADQRSMIFRSRCTVQGRVCNLIIDGGSCTNVASTTMVSKLGLPTQEHPNPNKLRWLSKDSGVRVDKQCIISFFIGKMYKDEVLCDVVPMDACHLLLGRPWEYDRNTTHQGKDNVYIFKHQGKKVTLTPLPPNQRDYGSPIVPEEMSGVLFLSKAAMIKEIRQEQPILMLLSREVNQEENTIVPTAVAPLIQRFQEVFPDELPSGLPPLRGIEHQIDLVPGSVLPNKPAYRCDLNATKELQHQIEELMTKGFVRESLSPCAVPALLVPKKDGTWRMCTDSRAINNITVKYRFPIPRLDDMLDELSGASIFSKIDLRQGYHQVRIREGDEWKTAFKTKHGLYEWLVMPFGLSNAPSTFMRLMTEVLRPCLGKFVVVYFDDILVYSKSKGEHLRHMEVVFKILREQKLYGKLEKCTFMVEEVALGYLILGRGISVDQEKIAAMQSWPTPTTVTEVRSFHGLASFYSRFIKNFSTVVAPITECMRKGEFQWTEQAQ, from the coding sequence atgagtgaagagagactagCTGGCATTGAAGCCACAGTTGGAGATCTGGCTAGAAATATGGGTACACTGGTGAATGCTATGCATGCTGTCATGGAGAGAATCCCAAACCCAGACCCCAGGGGGCAACCTGCCAGAGGAAGGGGTAGAGGGAGAGGCTTTGCCATGGGAGGAAGGAGATACCCACGACCAGAGGAAGAATATGGATCAGACTCTGATGAAAGCAACAGGACACAAGAAGAACATCTTGAGCAGACAGACAGACATATAAAGGTAGATATCCCTGAATTTTCTGGTAGTTTGAACCCTGATGACCTACTAGAATGGATTAGAGATGTTGAAAAAATCTTTGAGTATAAAAATTATAATGATGCTAAGGCTTGTAAAGTTGCAGTCTTGAAACTGAAAGGTTATGCTTCCCTATGGTATGATAATCTTAAGCATCAAAGGTTAAAGGAGGGTAAGGATCCTCTTAGGTCGTGGTCCAAACTTAAAAAGAAAATGTTGGCTAAGTTTGTCACCAAAGACTATACTCAGGATTTATTCATCAAACTGTCTAACCTTAAACAGAAAGAGAAAACTGTTGAAGCCTATTTAAgagaatttgagcaattaacactTCAATGTGAAATCAATGAAAAACCTGAACAAAGAATTGCAAAGTTCTTAGAGGGTCTTGACAAAAACATTGCTGCAGAGGTTAGAATGCAACCTTTATGGTCTTATGATGATGTGGTTAACCTATCACTAAGAGTGGAGAAAATGGGGAAAACCAAACCAGTTGCAACCAGACCCAAACCTGTTTTCAGACCTTATTCTGGTGTCAAAATCAATGACCCACCCAAAACAACCCCCCAACCCACTGTGGATAAGGGGAAGGCACCCATGAACCCCAAAATCAACCCACCCTTATCCAGAGACAAGATTAAGTGCTTCCAGTGCCAGGGATTTGGCCATTTCAGGAAGGATTGTCCTTCTGCTAGGGCACTCACTGCAATAGAGGTTGCAGAATGGGAAAGGGAAGGTTTGGTAGAGTATGAGGAGGATGAGGCTCTTGTTTTAGAGGAGGTGGAGTCTGAGAAAGAAGCCAGTCCAGACCAGATTGTTGCTCATCCTGATACAGGGCACAGTTTGTTCCTTTGGAGGGTCATGCACTCTCAGCAAGCCCCCTTAGAGGCTGACCAGAGGTCTATGATATTCAGGAGTAGATGTACTGTCCAGGGAAGAGTTTGTAACCTCATTATTGATGGGGGTAGCTGCACTAATGTTGCCTCCACCACCATGGTTAGCAAGCTGGGCTTACCAACACAAGAACACCCTAACCCTAACAAATTGAGATGGCTAAGTAAGGATTCAGGAGTGAGAGTTGACAAGCAGTGCATTATTTCCTTCTTCATTGGGAAAATGTACAAAGATGAAGTGTTGTGTGATGTGGTACCCATGGATGCCTGTCACCTGTTACTTGGGAGACCTTGGGAATATGACAGGAATACCACACACCAAGGGAAGGACAATGTCTACATATTCAAACATCaaggcaagaaggtcaccctgaccccaTTGCCACCAAACCAGAGGGACTATGGCAGTCCTATTGTCCCAGAAGAAATGAGTGGTGTGTTGTTCTTATCTAAGGCAGCCATGATTAAGGAGATCAGGCAAGAACAGCCAATTCTGATGCTGTTATCCAGGGAAGTAAACCAAGAAGAGAACACTATTGTGCCCACAGCTGTTGCCCCTTTGATTCAAAGGTTCCAGGAAGTGTTCCCAGATGAGCTGCCTAGTGGATTACCTCCATTAAGGGGCATTGAACACCAAATTGATCTTGTTCCTGGTTCAGTGCTCCCAAACAAACCAGCTTATAGGTGTGATCTAAATGCTACAAAGGAATTACAACATCAGATTGAGGAGCTAATGACAAAGGGATTTGTGAGGGAGTCTCTTagtccttgtgcagtccctgcACTCCTTGTACCAAAAAAAGATGGCACCTGGAGGATGTGCACAGATAGCAGAGCTATAAACAACATTACAGTCAAGTATAGGTTCCCAATCCCCAGATTAGATGATATGCTTGATGAGTTGAGTGGTGCCAGCatattctctaagattgatctaaGGCAAGGATACCATCAAGTGAGGATTAGGGAAGGGGATGAATGGAAGACTGCTTTCAAAACAAAACATGgcctgtatgagtggcttgtaaTGCCTTTTGGACTGTCAAATGCACCCAGTACCTTCATGAGATTAATGACTGAAGTGCTGAGGCCATGTCTAGGCAAGTTTGTTGTTGtctactttgatgacatactggTGTATAGCAAGAGCAAGGGAGAACATCTTAGGCATATGGAAGTGGTGTTTAAAATCCTCAGAGAGCAGAAGCTGTATGGCAAGCTGGAGAAATGCACCTTTATGGTTGAGGAGGTTGCATTGGGTTACCTGATATTAGGAAGAGGCATTTCAGTTGACCAAGAGAAAATTGCAGCAATGCAATCTTGGCCAACCCCTACTACAGTCACTGAAGTAAGGAGTTTTCATGGGTTAGCATCCTTCTACAGTagatttatcaagaacttcagCACAGTGGTGGCACCCATCACTGAATGTATGAGGAAAGGGGAGTTTCAATGGACTGAACAAGCTCAGTAG